From a region of the Theobroma cacao cultivar B97-61/B2 chromosome 8, Criollo_cocoa_genome_V2, whole genome shotgun sequence genome:
- the LOC18592909 gene encoding O-acyltransferase WSD1 — protein MDIIDLRSGSHLGLKQIKVTREMEEGRSVSGEDNEPLSPMARMFHEPDSNVYIITIVGFKNPIEPNSFKANLVHTLLKHPRFSSVQVADENNGGELKWVQTEVELEKHVIVPKVDEEMASQGAADKFIEDYISNMSKTKISMSIPMWDCRILNLKTSDAESVLVLRVHHSLGDGTSLMSLLISCSRKLFDPLALPTFPAMKKKPIATTTWLCFWIKLWSFFLLIWNTLVDMLMCVATLYFYKDTPTPLKPPSRSVACTPKRIVRRTFSLDDVKLVKNATNTTVNDVVLAITQAGLSRYLNRKYGKAKRHEAGKEWEDNLPNNIRLRATLFINLRSSPGIYALGEMLKKNSKAEWGNKIGYVLFPFTIALKDNPLDYIRNVKEAMDRKKASLEAKFRLLLATVFVRFYRTRLAKFPSTTMWFSNVAGPQDEITIFGNQVTYIAPSLYGQPVALTIHVVSYAKKMSMVLSVDDNIIPDPYQLCDDLEESLKLIKKSVISQ, from the exons ATGGATATTATCGATCTCAGATCAGGAAGCCATCTTGGTCTTAAGCAAATCAAAGTAACAAGAGAAATGGAGGAGGGACGTAGTGTGAGTGGTGAAGACAATGAGCCCTTGAGTCCCATGGCTCGTATGTTTCATGAGCCTGATTCTAACGTATATATCATTACCATTGTGGGGTTTAAGAACCCCATCGAACCAAATAGTTTCAAAGCAAACTTGGTGCATACTTTGCTTAAGCATCCTCGTTTCTCTAGCGTGCAG GTTGCAGATGAGAATAATGGAGGGGAGCTGAAATGGGTTCAAACAGAGGTAGAGTTAGAGAAGCATGTGATAGTCCCCAAGGTGGATGAGGAGATGGCCTCCCAAGGAGCAGCAGATAAATTTATTGAAGATTACATCTCCAACATGAGCAAAACCAAGATCAGCATGTCCATTCCCATGTGGGATTGCCGTATTCTCAACCTTAAAACCTCTGATGCTGAATCCGTACTCGTTCTTCGAGTCCATCACTCCCTGGGGGATGGCACATCTCTCATGTCACTGCTAATCTCTTGCTCTCGTAAACTATTTGACCCTCTCGCATTGCCAACTTTTCCAGCAATGAAGAAGAAACCAATAGCTACTACTACCTGGCTTTGCTTTTGGATCAAACTTTGGTCCTTCTTCCTGTTGATTTGGAACACATTGGTTGATATGCTCATGTGTGTCGCAACATTGTATTTCTACAAGGATACACCAACACCCCTCAAACCTCCTTCAAGAAGTGTTGCTTGTACTCCTAAGAGAATTGTGCGTCGAACTTTCTCTTTGGATGATGTCAAATTAGTGAAGAATGCAACTAACACG ACCGTCAACGATGTCGTCCTAGCAATCACTCAAGCAGGCTTATCTCGATATCTCAACCGTAAATATG GTAAAGCTAAGAGACATGAAGCTGGTAAAGAATGGGAAGACAATCTTCCCAACAATATTCGTCTAAGAGCCACTCTCTTTATCAACTTGAGATCATCTCCTGGGATTTAT GCATTGGGTGAGATGCTGAAGAAGAATAGTAAGGCTGAGTGGGGCAACAAGATTGGCTATGTTCTCTTCCCTTTCACGATCGCATTGAAAGATAATCCTTTAGATTACATTCGTAATGTCAAGGAGGCCATGGATAGAAAAAAAGCTTCTCTGGAAGCCAAGTTCAGACTGTTATTGGCTACGGTTTTTGTGAGGTTTTATCGTACTAGA TTGGCTAAATTTCCCTCAACAACTATGTGGTTCTCGAACGTGGCGGGACCTCAAGACGAGATCACCATTTTTGGCAATCAAGTCACCTACATTGCTCCTTCTTTGTATGGCCAACCAGTG GCACTCACAATTCATGTGGTTAGCTATGCCAAGAAGATGAGTATGGTGTTATCAGTTGATGACAACATTATTCCTGACCCCTACCAGTTGTGTGATGACCTTGAAGAATCCCTCAAACTCATCAAGAAATCTGTTATTTCCCAGTAA